TGCTGGCGGCGGTAGCAAGCCCAAACGTCAGGTCGCCGCCGTCGTGGTCCGGGGGACGGGCGAAAGCCGTGAAATGCTGTTGATTACCAGCCGCGACACCGGCCGGTGGATTGTGCCCAAGGGCTGGGTTGAACGCGGCGAGGACGGCGTTGAGGCAGCGCTGAGGGAAACCTGGGAAGAAGCGGGCCTGATCGGCGAAGCCTGTTCCGACGTACCGGTGGGCTATTATCGCTATGTCAAGCATCGCCCGCGCCGCGGCAACGCGCTGTGCGAAGTCGAGGTCTATCTGGTCCGAATGATCGAGCAAAAAGATCAGTGGCCTGAAAAGGGCCAGCGCAAGCGCAAGTGGTTTCCAGTCGCCGCGGCAATCAGCCTGGTCAGCGAGATAGAGCTGAAAGACGTGATTCGCGACGCCGTGCAGCTCCACAAGGCTGCCTGACGGCGCTTTCGGGGATGATCGCCGCGCCTGCCTGCACAGCCGGGCCGCACGCGGGCCCGACCTGCCCCGTATTTTTTGCCCCGCGCATAGCCCCGCTGGTGGTATTTTCGTGTTTGTCCTCGTTTTCCACAACACCAACTCACAAGATATGGTGGTCATTAATCGGGTACAAACTACCCCTTGACGCGTCCGCCCGAGTCGCTGCTTATAGGTCAAACGTTGCGGCGGCGGCGTGGCTGGAATGTTTCGAGGCCAGTCAAATCCTGTCATTTTCGGGTCCACAAGTCTGACTTCGTGCTGGTTTGCACGGCGGTCGGAGGGGTAAGTTTTTGTGTCCGGAATTGGTGTCGCTGAATGCGAATAGGGCTGGAAAAAACCTTCTGTTAATACTATATTTAGTGTTTGCAAGCAGCCTAACCACAAGATAGAGGATCCCTGTACGGGAACCACACCATGTGACCGAGTTGAGATGGGCTGCGCAATGACTACGCTGCCTACGGGGAAGATATTGTCGTGACGCAAGGAATGCGCTCGGCTGAGGCTATTAAAGAGGACTACAATGCGCATCGACCGACGGTTCACCAAAGACGGCCAGTCCGCCTACGCAGAAATCGAATTCCGCAAGGCCACGAGCGAGATCAGGAATCCTGACGGCTCCATCGTCTTCCGTCTGGCCGACATTGATGTGCCGGTGCAGTTCAGCCAGGTTGCAGCCGACATTCTGGCACAGAAGTATTTCCGCAAGGCCGGTGTCCCGGCCCGCCTCAAGAAGGTAGAGGAAAATTCGGTGCCGTCCTGGCTGTGGCGCTCGGTCGCTGATGAAAAGGCCCTCGAAAAGCTTCCCGAAGA
This DNA window, taken from Hoeflea algicola, encodes the following:
- a CDS encoding NUDIX hydrolase, with the protein product MTTFDRLKSLLDLFRLPAGGGSKPKRQVAAVVVRGTGESREMLLITSRDTGRWIVPKGWVERGEDGVEAALRETWEEAGLIGEACSDVPVGYYRYVKHRPRRGNALCEVEVYLVRMIEQKDQWPEKGQRKRKWFPVAAAISLVSEIELKDVIRDAVQLHKAA